In Silene latifolia isolate original U9 population chromosome X, ASM4854445v1, whole genome shotgun sequence, the following proteins share a genomic window:
- the LOC141623595 gene encoding NADH dehydrogenase [ubiquinone] flavoprotein 1, mitochondrial-like, whose translation MAPVRGILNLHRAALLQRHCDKWGAGYSRLFNTQTASTSSTPQPPPPPPEKTHFGGLKDEDRIFTNLYGIYDPFLKGAMKRGDWYRTKDLVLKGTDWIVGEMKKSGLRGRGGAGFPSGLKWSFMPKVSDGRPSYLVVNADESEPGTCKDREIMRHDPHKLLEGCLIVGVGMRASAAYIYIRGEYVNERLNLLKARQEAYEAGYLGKNACGSGYDFDVHIHYGAGAYICGEETALLESLEGKQGKPRLKPPFPANAGLYGCPTTVTNVENVAVSPTILRRGPEWFASFGRKNNSGTKLFCISGHVNKPCTVEEEMSIPLKELIERHCGGVRGGWDNLLAIIPGGSSVPLLPKHLCDDVLMDFDALKAVQSGLGTAAVIVMDKSTDVVDAIARLSYFYKHESCGQCTPCREGTGWLWMIMERMKVGNAKLEEIDMLQEITKQIEGHTICALGDAAAWPVQGLIRHFRPELERRIKEHAAKELIEAEKREISICGEKE comes from the exons ATG GCACCCGTGAGGGGCATCCTTAACCTTCATAGAGCAGCACTACTCCAGCGACACTGTGACAAGTGGGGTGCAGGCTACAGCAGATTGTTCAACACCCAAACGGCTTCAACATCAAGTACTCCCCAGCCTCCACCCCCACCTCCTGAGAAAACTCACTTTGGTGGATTGAAAGATGAGGATCGAATTTTTACAAATCTGTATGGGATATATGACCCCTTTCTCAAAGGTGCCATGAAACGTGGTGACTGGTATAGAACCAAGGACTTGGTTTTGAAGGGTACTGACTGGATAGTAGGTGAAATGAAGAAGTCGGGCCTCCGTGGGCGTGGTGGTGCCGGTTTTCCCTCAGGTCTCAAGTGGTCTTTCATGCCGAAAGTGTCCGATGGTCGTCCATCATATCTTGTTGTCAATGCAGATGAAAGTGAACCTGGAACCTGTAAGGACAGAGAAATCATGAGGCATGATCCCCACAAACTTCTAGAAGGATGCCTCATTGTCGGAGTAGGAATGAGGGCTAGTGCAGCATACATCTATATAAGAGGTGAATATGTTAATGAACGCTTGAATCTTCTAAAGGCCAGACAGGAAGCTTATGAAGCTGGATATTTAGGCAAAAATGCATGTGGGTCTGGTTATGATTTTGACGTTCATATCCACTATGGTGCTGGTGCTTACATTTGTGGTGAAGAGACGGCTCTTTTGGAGAGTCTTGAAGGAAAGCAAGGGAAACCACGGTTGAAGCCACCTTTCCCTGCTAATGCTGGCTTGTATGGATGTCCTACCACAGTTACAAATGTGGAAAACGTAGCCGTTTCTCCTACCATCCTAAGACGTGGGCCCGAGTGGTTTGCTAGTTTTGGCAGGAAGAACAACTCTGGGACTAAACTGTTCTGCATTTCGGGTCATGTCAACAAGCCTTGCACCGTTGAGGAGGAAATGAGCATTCCATTGAAGGAATTGATTGAGAGACATTGTGGTGGCGTAAGAGGTGGATGGGACAACTTACTCGCGATAATACCCGGGGGTTCGTCGGTCCCGCTTCTTCCCAAACACTTATGTGACGACGTGTTGATGGATTTCGATGCCCTTAAGGCTGTCCAATCTGGTTTGGGGACTGCTGCCGTGATAGTAATGGATAAATCCACCGATGTTGTGGATGCAATAGCAAGGTTGTCGTATTTCTACAAGCATGAGAGTTGTGGACAATGTACTCCTTGCAGGGAGGGAACAGGCTGGCTATGGATGATTATGGAGAGGATGAAAGTTGGTAATGCAAAGCTGGAGGAAATCGATATGCTTCAAGAGATAACAAAGCAAATTGAGGGACATACTATATGTGCATTGGGAGATGCTGCTGCTTGGCCAGTTCAGGGTCTCATTAGACATTTCAGGCCTGAGCTTGAGAGAAGAATTAAGGAACATGCCGCCAAGGAGTTGATTGAGGCCGAAAAAAGAG AGATCTCCATATGTGGGGAAAAGGAATAA